The stretch of DNA AATCATAAGTATTATTTTTGAACACGTTATGTATAGCTTTCATTTCTGACACGTCTCCCAAAGGAGTAGATGTTCCATGTACATTAATATAATCTATTTGTGATGATTCAATCTGCGCATCAGACAGTGCTTGTTTCATTACATTAATTGCACCGGCTCCATCAGGGTGAGGGGCGGTTATATGATAGGCATCAGCTGACATGCCTCCTCCTACAATTTCTGCATAAATTTTAGCACCTCTTTTTCTAGCGTGGTCATAATTTTCTAGAATTAGGGCTCCTGCTCCTTCACCCAAAACAAATCCATCTCTACCAACATCAAATGGTCTTGAAGCAGTTGTAGGACTAGCATTTTTAGTAGATAGGGCTCTTAAAGCGTTAAATCCCCCCACACCTGCAGGGTGAATAGAAGCTTCTGAACCGCCACAAACAAATAAATTAGCTTTGCCCAACCTAATGTAGTTAAAGGAGTCAATAATTGCATGTGATGATGATGCGCATGCAGATACTGTAGCAAAGTTTGGCCCTCTTAAACCATATTGTATAGATATAATACCAGCTGCGATATCAGCAATCATTTTTGGAATAAAAAATGGACTGAATCGTGGAATATTTTTATTTTTCACATAGCTTTCAACCTCCTCAGAAAAAGTTTTTATACCACCAATACCAGACCCCCAAATTACACCTGCTAAATCTTTATCAATTTGATTTAAGTCAAGATTAGAATCCTTAATAGCCTCTTCTACTGCTATTAAAGCATATGAAGTATAGTTATCATATTTCCTAATTTCTTTTTTATCAAAATGATTGCTTAAATCTAAATCTTTTAATTCACAAGCAAATTGTGTTTTAAAATTTTCAGGTTCAAAATGTGTAATTTTTGCAGCTCCACTTTCTCCATTAACTAGTGCTTTCCAAAATGCTTCAATAGTATTTCCAATTGGAGTTAGTGCACCTATTCCGGTTACAACTACTCTATTAAGTTTCATAATAAATAGATTAGGAAGCGCGGCTTGTTATATATTCA from Flavobacteriales bacterium TMED191 encodes:
- the fabF gene encoding beta-ketoacyl-[acyl-carrier-protein] synthase II, with product MKLNRVVVTGIGALTPIGNTIEAFWKALVNGESGAAKITHFEPENFKTQFACELKDLDLSNHFDKKEIRKYDNYTSYALIAVEEAIKDSNLDLNQIDKDLAGVIWGSGIGGIKTFSEEVESYVKNKNIPRFSPFFIPKMIADIAAGIISIQYGLRGPNFATVSACASSSHAIIDSFNYIRLGKANLFVCGGSEASIHPAGVGGFNALRALSTKNASPTTASRPFDVGRDGFVLGEGAGALILENYDHARKRGAKIYAEIVGGGMSADAYHITAPHPDGAGAINVMKQALSDAQIESSQIDYINVHGTSTPLGDVSEMKAIHNVFKNNTYDLNISSTKSMTGHLLGAAGAIESIASILAIKHKTIPPTINLDSLDPQLDPKVNYTANSAQEKSVNYSLCNTFGFGGHNASIIFKNFN